The Lactuca sativa cultivar Salinas chromosome 2, Lsat_Salinas_v11, whole genome shotgun sequence genome includes a window with the following:
- the LOC111887466 gene encoding uncharacterized protein LOC111887466, whose amino-acid sequence MALFVKKLVVFLLPILLLTCSSYANDNLPQVRVGDPKLLQTMIKGVGKQLHKRTFDSGWPKLPISTTTMLAGKAKVLEDSTRLENWIKVNTQAEDELSEVSQKVAETIVMMIGDKLIFGQW is encoded by the exons ATGGCTTTGTTTGTTAAGAAATTGGTCGTCTTCCTCCTACCGATCCTTCTTCTTACTTGCTCTTCCTATGCCAACGATAACCTCCCTCAAGTTAG GGTAGGGGATCCTAAATTGCTTCAAACAATGATCAAGGGTGTTGGAAAGCAGTTGCATAAACGTACGTTTGATTCGGGATGGCCTAAGTTACCCATATCTACCACTACAATGTTGGCTGGCAAGGCAAAAGTACTAGAAGATAGCACTCGATTGGAGAATTGGATAAAAGTGAATACACAAGCTGAAGATGAGTTATCTGAGGTGTCACAGAAGGTAGCAGAAACTATTGTGATGATGATAGGAGATAAGTTAATATTTGGCCAATGGTAG